A window of the Artemia franciscana chromosome 3, ASM3288406v1, whole genome shotgun sequence genome harbors these coding sequences:
- the LOC136025540 gene encoding uncharacterized protein LOC136025540, producing the protein MTQKVPTDWKRSTLIKLVKKDGKSLPRNWRGIILSSIPGKLLALIIPQRIQSPLDKYMREEQHGFTPRRSCNDLIFTLKVLIDDSREWQNKLYMAFIVFEEAVTHCIVTLYGNY; encoded by the coding sequence ATGACGCAAAAAGTACCAACAGATTGGAAGCGCAGCACACTCATAAAACTCGTCAAAAAAGACGGTAAATCACTACCTAGGAATTGGAGAGGCATTATTCTGTCATCTATACCTGGTAAACTTCTTGCACTAATAATCCCCCAAAGAATACAGAGTCCACTCGACAAGTACATGAGAGAAGAGCAACATGGCTTTACACCAAGACGCTCCTGTAATGATTTGATCTTCACCCTAAAGGTATTAATAGATGATAGCCGAGAGTGGCAAAACAAATTGTATATGGCATTTATAGTCTTTGAAGAGGCTGTGACTCACTGCATCGTGACACTCTATGGAAACTACTAA